Below is a window of Leptospira saintgironsiae DNA.
ACTTTTCTTTTATACAGTTCTGTATTTGAATTATTTTCCAGAACCTTCTTCTTTTATGATCAAAATACTAGGAGTTTCATTGGCAACAGTGCTAATCCTACTTTGTGTGGTAGCTCGGATCAGTTTTGTATTGATTGAAAGTCATTATGATGAAACAAGAAAAACAGAAATAGAAAACCTGAGAGAAAATCTAAAATTAGGGAAAGATCATATTCTCCCCAAGGATGTGTTATATCTAATTTCCAGTTTAGATCAGAATAATACTTCTCGTTCTGATTCTTCAGATAGAAACGATCCATCGCCTATTTCTAAAAGAATGTATAGAGTACTTTCTCTTCCGGAAAATAAGCCTGTATATATTATTTGGTACACATTTTATTCAGAAGGAAGGATCTACGAAATAGGTTATCCTTATGAATCTTATAGTAAGATGATCCATTCTATCGTTTCAGTGATTGCTTTAATCTTAATTTTTTCTTCTATCTTTTTGATCCTTCTGCTTCCCTATTTAATCCGCAAAGGACTAAGAGACTTACAGATAGATCAGAAAAAGGTTTAGGGCTTTAGATAGTACTAGACTAGCAGCTTTCTCATCTGCTCAGAGACGGAAGCTGCCGCTTTTCCTGCCGCTTCTGCAAAATCAGGGCCAGACGAAGAAAATATAATACTTCTGGAAGAATTGATTAAGGAATTTTTTCCACAAACTGAGATCACTTCTTCTAAAGAAGCGCCTTGAGCTCCATAACCTGGGATTAGAAAGATTCGATCTGGATGAGCTTTACGAATTTCTAATAACTCCTTTGGATGAGTTGCTCCCACAACAAGACCAACATTTTTAGCCGGAAATTTTTCGCTCAAAGCCGCAACTTCTCTGTATAAGGTCCTGCCCGTTTCAGAGAATGTTTTTTTCTGCAATTCGGAAGAATCTGGATTAGAAGTCAGACAAAGTAGGAAAACCATTTTGGAATCGTCTTCTATAAACGGTTTGATCGTATCAGACCCCATATAAGGAGAAAGAGTAAGAGAATCCACTCCCAATTCTTTAAAAAAGAATTTAGCATACTGTCTTGCAGTATTATCTAAGTCTCCACGTTTTGCATCTGCAACAATTGGGATCTCAGGATGATTTGTTTTAATATGAGAGATCAGTTTTTCAAACTGCTCAATTCCTTTGGAA
It encodes the following:
- the pyrF gene encoding orotidine-5'-phosphate decarboxylase, encoding MDFYSKFVKRREILNSLLCVGIDPDITKLPPSLANTPDKLYVFSKEIVDATAEYAVAYKPNIAFFEAFGSKGIEQFEKLISHIKTNHPEIPIVADAKRGDLDNTARQYAKFFFKELGVDSLTLSPYMGSDTIKPFIEDDSKMVFLLCLTSNPDSSELQKKTFSETGRTLYREVAALSEKFPAKNVGLVVGATHPKELLEIRKAHPDRIFLIPGYGAQGASLEEVISVCGKNSLINSSRSIIFSSSGPDFAEAAGKAAASVSEQMRKLLV